A region of Planktomarina temperata RCA23 DNA encodes the following proteins:
- a CDS encoding NAD(P)/FAD-dependent oxidoreductase, which yields MIQNEEPVIANSLWSATANPSAPCPELQADVSADVAIVGAGFTGLSAALHLAQMGRSVVVLEAQTPGWGASGRNGGQVNPGLIEAPNDAIARFGPEMGQRMIRLSGQAGQLVFDLIAEHHIQCDARPVGWLRAAHNSTGMQSLVHKAEQWAQHGADLKLLSRADVVQAIGTNAYIGGLIDPRGGNLHPLNYALGLCDAARAAGVRIYGQSRVEKLERRGAEHLLVTKRGQLRAGRVLLCTNGYSGPLHKGLQQSVVPIRSVQVATEPLSQELRAGILPGLHAPSDTRRLLSYFRMDAAGRFVMGARGGYSVPATRARLAQARAWSIKLFPQLAQVRWAFEWGGYIAATADQYPHLHDFGNGMAAGLGYNGRGVAMATAMGKVLADWASGRPHGELDFPVTPLRKIPFHPLYPFGVETKVAYYRFLDGVGL from the coding sequence CTTTGGTCGGCCACTGCCAATCCTTCTGCGCCCTGTCCAGAGCTGCAGGCCGATGTCTCGGCGGATGTGGCGATTGTGGGGGCGGGGTTTACCGGCCTCTCGGCGGCGCTGCATCTGGCACAAATGGGCCGCTCGGTCGTGGTTTTGGAGGCGCAAACGCCGGGATGGGGCGCGTCAGGACGCAATGGCGGGCAGGTCAATCCGGGATTAATCGAGGCGCCAAATGACGCCATAGCGCGCTTTGGACCCGAGATGGGCCAGCGGATGATCCGGCTTTCCGGTCAGGCCGGGCAGCTGGTGTTTGATCTAATTGCCGAGCATCACATTCAATGCGATGCACGCCCAGTGGGTTGGCTGCGCGCGGCTCATAATTCTACGGGTATGCAGTCCTTGGTGCACAAAGCGGAACAATGGGCCCAGCATGGGGCAGATCTCAAGCTATTGTCGCGCGCAGATGTGGTGCAGGCCATTGGCACAAATGCCTATATTGGCGGCCTGATCGATCCACGCGGAGGCAATTTGCATCCTCTCAACTATGCTTTGGGCCTCTGTGATGCCGCCCGAGCTGCGGGCGTACGGATCTATGGGCAATCTCGGGTTGAGAAATTGGAGCGACGCGGCGCAGAGCATCTGCTGGTGACCAAGCGGGGGCAGCTGCGCGCGGGACGGGTGCTTTTGTGCACCAATGGCTATAGCGGCCCTTTGCATAAGGGGTTGCAACAGTCCGTGGTGCCGATCCGCTCTGTGCAAGTGGCGACCGAACCGCTTTCACAAGAGCTGCGCGCCGGTATCTTGCCGGGGCTTCATGCACCCTCTGACACCCGCCGGCTCCTGTCCTATTTTCGCATGGACGCGGCGGGACGTTTTGTTATGGGCGCGCGGGGTGGCTATTCGGTTCCGGCCACGCGGGCCCGTCTCGCCCAAGCCCGCGCATGGTCCATCAAGCTCTTTCCCCAATTGGCACAGGTGCGTTGGGCGTTTGAATGGGGCGGATACATTGCCGCCACCGCCGATCAATATCCGCATTTACATGATTTCGGAAACGGCATGGCCGCGGGGCTTGGCTATAACGGGCGCGGGGTGGCGATGGCCACTGCGATGGGTAAGGTTCTGGCCGATTGGGCCTCGGGCAGGCCGCATGGGGAGCTGGATTTTCCGGTGACCCCTCTGCGGAAGATTCCTTTTCACCCGCTCTATCCCTTCGGGGTCGAGACCAAGGTTGCCTATTATCGGTTTTTGGATGGGGTAGGGCTTTAG